The Neoarius graeffei isolate fNeoGra1 chromosome 10, fNeoGra1.pri, whole genome shotgun sequence genome has a segment encoding these proteins:
- the ankrd39 gene encoding ankyrin repeat domain-containing protein 39 encodes MASHGNQCSCSAHLSTPSVHQTLDEMDFERGIWSAALDGNSDRVRSLLNKGTDPNMKDQAGYTALHYASRAAHQPVCELLLDHGACANSQTHGGATALHRAAYCGHINIVKLLLKHRADPGLTDDDGSTPLHKAAEQGHLETCVLLVRKYPILRTIKDKKSRLPVDLSPDQNTFLELLKPPQ; translated from the exons ATGGCCTCCCATGGGAACCAGTGCTCCTGCAGCGCTCATCTTTCAACCCCAAGCGTCCATCAAACTCTAGATGAGATGGACTTTGAGAGAG GCATATGGTCAGCAGCTCTGGACGGCAATTCGGACAGGGTCCGGTCACTTTTGAACAAAGGAACAGATCCGAATATGAAGGACCAGGCTGGATACACTGCTTTG CACTATGCCAGTCGGGCAGCTCACCAGCCGGTGTGTGAGCTTCTCCTGGATCATGGCGCCTGTGCCAATTCTCAGACACATGGTGGCGCCACTGCTCTGCACAGAGCCGCCTACTGTGGCCACATCAACATCGTCAAACTGCTTCTGAAACACAGAGCTGATCCTGGCTTAACTGATGATGACGGATCTACACCTCTGCATAAG GCTGCTGAGCAGGGCCATCTGGAGACGTGTGTGTTGTTAGTGCGCAAATATCCCATCCTGAGAACCATAAAGGATAAAAAATCACGTTTACCTGTAGATCTCAGTCCAGACCAGAACACCTTCTTAGAGTTACTGAAGCCTCCTCAATGA